In one Choloepus didactylus isolate mChoDid1 chromosome 1, mChoDid1.pri, whole genome shotgun sequence genomic region, the following are encoded:
- the LOC119541716 gene encoding translation initiation factor IF-2-like — protein sequence MSTPWWKRGGRSQGPAGPPRPLHFYWRRNRVWPGCRSPRLPARPARPMPLPGRCLTPDQGARSAPHLRTGDLISPPASRRSDSRGGGGGCQEQANPAPPGAQRGNGLPAARPAAARSCLAGPPRPAPAVSACLWARAPTRPTPGLPTPTPLSWYTPTAGTAASTPASPGFFCVRRKEVRSHHPYLQH from the exons ATGTCAACTCCTTGGTGGAAGAGAGGCGGCCGCAGCCAGGGCCCCGCCGGCCCTCCCCGGCCACTCCACTTTTATTGGCGTAGGAACCGAGTATGGCCCGGGTGCCGGAGTCCCCGCCTCCCCGCGCGACCGGCCCGCCCCATGCCACTTCCCGGGCGCTGTCTTACTCCGGACCAGGGCGCCCGCTCAGCGCCGCATCTGCGAACCGGTGACCTGATTTCCCCTCCGGCCTCCCGGAGGTCCGATtcgcgcggcggcggcggcggctgccaAGAGCAAGCAAACCCGGCTCCACCAGGGGCGCAGCGAGGAAATGGCCTCCCGGCTGCACGCCCCGCCGCCGCCCGGAGCTGCCTGGCCGGCCCACCTCGTCCCGCACCCGCCGTTTCTGCCTGCCTCTGGGCCCGCGCTCCAACGCGTCCCACCCCAGGCTTGCCGACCCCTACCCCGCTTTCTTGGTATACCCCCACCGCCGGGACAGCCGCCTCCACACCTGCCTCCCCAG GCTTCTTCTGTGTCCGGAGGAAAGAGGTGAGAAGCCACCACCCCTACCTACAGCATTAA